The following proteins are co-located in the Sporosarcina pasteurii genome:
- a CDS encoding DUF4230 domain-containing protein, whose amino-acid sequence MRDKEKIDEIERLLKELKASEEETAVTVEETKERPKRPSNFWRVGKLFLSSWKKSALLVAVLVLLMVITLPIAAFYFIKNGSTFTEEKGAFLERVQNLNELATAEAYTKVIIERQDNAVFGQSIGLNLPGTKRQLLVVIPGSVKAGVHLGQLSKKDIVIDEKEKTATLTLPRAKFLGGAEIYFDEVEVFSYEGLFREKANIKEAYELAEEAKRLIIEETTGQGVLQMAERNAEKTLKEMFSLAGYDVTIQFKE is encoded by the coding sequence ATGCGAGATAAAGAAAAAATTGACGAGATTGAACGTTTATTAAAAGAGTTGAAAGCAAGCGAAGAAGAAACAGCTGTCACTGTGGAAGAAACTAAGGAACGTCCGAAACGTCCTTCAAACTTTTGGCGTGTCGGCAAGCTTTTTTTATCATCATGGAAAAAGTCTGCTCTTCTTGTTGCTGTACTCGTTTTGTTAATGGTCATTACGTTGCCAATTGCAGCGTTTTATTTTATAAAGAATGGCAGTACTTTTACGGAAGAAAAAGGAGCCTTTCTGGAAAGGGTTCAAAATTTAAATGAGCTGGCCACTGCCGAGGCTTATACGAAAGTGATTATTGAAAGACAGGATAATGCGGTCTTTGGTCAAAGTATCGGGCTGAATTTGCCGGGCACGAAACGCCAATTGCTCGTCGTCATACCTGGTTCAGTTAAAGCAGGTGTTCATTTAGGTCAGTTAAGCAAAAAGGATATTGTTATTGATGAAAAAGAGAAAACGGCAACGTTAACCTTGCCACGAGCTAAGTTTTTAGGTGGGGCGGAGATTTATTTTGATGAAGTTGAGGTTTTTTCTTATGAAGGGTTATTTAGAGAGAAGGCCAATATTAAAGAAGCTTATGAACTTGCCGAGGAAGCGAAGCGGCTAATTATAGAAGAAACGACTGGACAAGGTGTGCTTCAAATGGCCGAACGGAATGCTGAGAAGACGCTAAAGGAAATGTTTTCTTTGGCAGGGTACGATGTGACAATCCAATTTAAGGAGTGA
- a CDS encoding uracil-DNA glycosylase, with product MQRNIFNNDWDALLQAEFEQPYYQLLRQFLKKEYAEKTVYPPMDNIWTAFKLTPFNQVKVVILGQDPYHGPGQAHGLSFSVNADVRIPPSLRNMFKELASDMKCELPTTGTLTGWAKQGVLMLNTVLTVRKGEAHSHRRQGWEQFTDAVIRHLSAREKPVVFILWGRPAGEKKKLINLSKHAVVESVHPSPLSAHRGFFGSQPYSKTNQLLTAWGEKPINWCQTSDVL from the coding sequence GTGCAAAGGAATATATTTAACAATGATTGGGACGCGTTACTTCAAGCTGAATTTGAACAGCCTTATTATCAATTGTTAAGACAGTTTTTAAAGAAAGAGTATGCTGAAAAAACTGTGTATCCACCGATGGACAACATATGGACTGCTTTTAAATTAACGCCTTTTAATCAAGTGAAAGTTGTCATACTCGGACAAGATCCCTACCATGGTCCAGGGCAAGCGCACGGATTGAGTTTTTCCGTTAACGCAGACGTTCGGATTCCGCCAAGTTTACGCAATATGTTTAAAGAATTGGCTTCAGATATGAAGTGTGAATTACCGACAACAGGAACGCTAACTGGTTGGGCGAAACAAGGTGTGCTGATGTTAAACACAGTCTTGACCGTTCGTAAAGGAGAGGCGCATTCTCACCGAAGACAAGGATGGGAACAGTTTACGGACGCAGTAATTCGACATTTATCAGCAAGAGAAAAGCCAGTAGTTTTTATTTTATGGGGGAGACCGGCTGGGGAGAAGAAGAAATTAATCAACCTATCTAAACATGCCGTTGTGGAGTCGGTTCATCCGAGCCCTTTAAGTGCACACAGGGGATTTTTTGGGAGTCAACCGTATTCAAAAACAAATCAGCTGCTAACAGCTTGGGGTGAGAAGCCGATTAACTGGTGTCAGACAAGTGATGTTCTGTAA
- a CDS encoding YwdI family protein, giving the protein MISYNRVFEEMERQLMKAKHADNPNDMREALAAIRSLTEVALGGKNEIHDEMATNQIATPQAQPVQSLNSLEAAPLEEDGANGSSLFDF; this is encoded by the coding sequence ATGATTTCCTATAATCGTGTATTCGAGGAGATGGAACGTCAATTAATGAAAGCAAAACATGCAGATAATCCGAATGATATGCGTGAAGCACTTGCTGCAATTCGTTCATTAACTGAAGTGGCACTTGGCGGAAAAAACGAAATTCATGATGAAATGGCCACAAACCAAATTGCAACGCCACAAGCGCAGCCAGTGCAATCATTAAATTCGCTTGAGGCTGCGCCGCTTGAAGAAGACGGTGCAAATGGAAGTTCACTGTTCGATTTTTAG
- a CDS encoding DUF423 domain-containing protein yields MPFFIVAGAVNAAIAVMLGAFGAHGLKDKLSERYLEIWETAVQYQMFHALGLLAIGILASSSIWGASPQLNWAGYLLLAGIIIFSGSLYALSLSGVGVLGAITPIGGVLFIAGWILLIIAAVKG; encoded by the coding sequence ATGCCATTTTTTATTGTCGCTGGTGCGGTCAATGCAGCCATTGCTGTTATGCTCGGGGCATTCGGTGCGCACGGATTAAAGGACAAATTGTCAGAGAGATATTTGGAGATTTGGGAAACGGCAGTACAATATCAAATGTTTCATGCGCTTGGATTATTAGCGATTGGGATTTTAGCGAGTAGTTCTATTTGGGGAGCAAGTCCACAACTAAATTGGGCAGGTTATTTACTGCTTGCGGGCATTATTATCTTCTCGGGAAGTTTATATGCGTTAAGTTTGTCAGGAGTTGGCGTGCTTGGTGCCATTACCCCAATTGGCGGTGTGTTATTTATTGCCGGTTGGATTTTGTTAATTATTGCTGCGGTAAAAGGGTAA
- a CDS encoding spore coat protein GerQ — protein MVQYYWNPNFQQPNFFNQNPQQMVPPPVTIPTGRPTGLPQGEQSYIENILRLNIGKPGTFHFSFAHTLEQTLNVRNVDGVVKAAGRDHVIITETSSGHDFLFPMIYFDYAEFYEEMEYFPQTIGEREI, from the coding sequence ATGGTCCAATATTACTGGAATCCAAATTTCCAACAACCTAATTTTTTCAATCAAAATCCACAACAAATGGTGCCACCGCCTGTCACAATACCAACCGGTAGGCCAACTGGATTGCCACAAGGTGAACAATCTTACATTGAAAACATTTTACGGCTAAACATCGGAAAGCCAGGCACTTTTCATTTCTCTTTCGCACACACACTTGAACAAACGTTGAACGTAAGAAATGTTGATGGTGTAGTGAAGGCAGCCGGGCGGGATCACGTCATCATTACAGAGACGTCTAGTGGGCACGATTTCCTTTTCCCGATGATTTACTTTGATTACGCTGAATTCTATGAAGAGATGGAATATTTCCCACAAACAATTGGAGAAAGAGAAATTTAA
- a CDS encoding cell wall hydrolase, protein MAVIAYNQAEIELLARLMRAEAEGDGAEGMLMVGNVGVNRVLGDCLDFRDIRTLEQMVFQRPGGFEATTKGYFYQRARPEDILLARRAIAGERFSPASRALWFFMPTGACPAQWYGQWNTGRYKSHCFFAPLVSVCPTV, encoded by the coding sequence TTGGCAGTGATTGCGTACAATCAGGCAGAAATCGAGCTGCTTGCCCGATTAATGCGTGCTGAAGCGGAGGGGGATGGAGCTGAAGGCATGCTCATGGTTGGCAATGTAGGTGTCAATCGGGTACTTGGAGATTGCTTAGACTTTAGAGACATCCGTACATTGGAACAAATGGTCTTCCAACGACCGGGGGGATTTGAAGCAACGACGAAAGGTTACTTTTACCAACGAGCGCGTCCAGAAGACATCCTCCTTGCTCGTCGTGCTATAGCTGGAGAACGTTTCTCTCCTGCTAGCCGTGCATTATGGTTTTTCATGCCTACAGGTGCTTGTCCTGCCCAGTGGTACGGTCAGTGGAATACAGGCCGTTATAAGTCACATTGTTTTTTCGCGCCTCTCGTGAGTGTATGTCCTACGGTTTAA
- the hemQ gene encoding hydrogen peroxide-dependent heme synthase has product MNEAAITLDGWYALHDLRTMDWTSWKMISKEERQTIIEEFHQYLDKLQHAHDENNGSHAFYTVVGQKADFMLMILRPTMDELQELETEFNKLAIADFTIPAYSYVSVVELSNYLAGESDEDPYQNPYVRGRLYPELPRSQYICFYPMDKKRDGEDNWYLLNMEKRKKLMYDHGMIGRSYAGKIRQIITGSVGFDDYEWGVTLFSDDVLQFKKIIYEMRFDEVSARYAEFGSFFVGTRLDNEKVAKFLEV; this is encoded by the coding sequence ATGAATGAAGCAGCTATCACACTAGATGGTTGGTATGCATTGCATGACCTTCGTACAATGGATTGGACATCTTGGAAAATGATTTCCAAAGAAGAGCGTCAAACGATTATTGAGGAGTTCCATCAGTACCTCGATAAACTTCAACATGCCCATGATGAAAATAATGGTAGCCATGCCTTTTATACAGTGGTCGGGCAAAAAGCCGATTTTATGCTTATGATTCTACGTCCGACAATGGATGAATTACAAGAACTTGAAACGGAGTTTAACAAACTTGCGATTGCAGATTTTACTATTCCTGCCTACTCATACGTTTCTGTTGTAGAATTATCGAACTACTTAGCTGGCGAATCTGATGAAGACCCGTATCAAAACCCTTACGTTCGCGGACGTTTATATCCAGAACTACCACGCAGTCAATATATTTGTTTCTACCCAATGGATAAAAAACGCGACGGCGAGGACAACTGGTACTTGCTCAATATGGAGAAACGAAAAAAGTTAATGTATGACCACGGAATGATTGGCCGTAGTTATGCTGGAAAAATCCGTCAAATTATAACAGGGTCTGTTGGATTCGACGATTACGAATGGGGCGTCACATTATTCTCAGACGACGTACTTCAGTTCAAGAAAATTATTTATGAAATGCGTTTTGACGAAGTAAGTGCCCGCTATGCTGAATTTGGATCATTCTTTGTTGGTACACGATTAGATAATGAAAAAGTAGCTAAGTTCTTAGAAGTTTAA
- the pta gene encoding phosphate acetyltransferase, translated as MDLFNKVKANLQGHDKTIVLPEGTDARVLHAAVRLAEEGIVKPILLGNEEDVRDAAVEASIDLKDIEIINPLKVTYFDELVESFVERRAGRNTVEQARELLKNVNYFGTMLVYTGRADGLVSGAIHSTADTVRPALQIIRTKPGVSKTSGAFIMMKGEEKLVFADCAITVAPTSQELAEIAIESAKTAQSFGIDPRVAMLSFSTKGSAVTEETTKVADAVKIAKELAPELTLDGEFQFDAAYVPEVAKTKAPESEIQGDANVFVFPSLEAGNIGYKLTERLGGYEAIGPILQGLNMPVNDLSRGCSADDVYKLSLMTAAQSL; from the coding sequence ATGGATTTATTCAATAAAGTGAAAGCAAATTTACAAGGACACGATAAAACAATTGTATTGCCAGAAGGAACGGATGCAAGAGTTCTACACGCTGCGGTTCGTCTAGCAGAAGAGGGAATTGTAAAACCAATTCTTCTTGGAAATGAAGAGGATGTTAGAGATGCTGCAGTTGAGGCATCTATTGACTTAAAAGATATTGAGATAATTAATCCTTTGAAGGTTACATATTTTGATGAGCTAGTAGAAAGTTTTGTGGAGCGCCGTGCAGGAAGAAATACGGTTGAGCAAGCACGTGAACTTCTGAAAAATGTCAATTACTTTGGTACGATGCTTGTCTACACAGGGCGTGCAGATGGTTTGGTCAGTGGCGCAATCCATTCAACAGCAGATACAGTTCGCCCTGCATTGCAAATTATTCGTACGAAACCTGGCGTATCGAAGACAAGTGGTGCGTTTATTATGATGAAAGGCGAAGAAAAGCTTGTATTTGCTGATTGTGCAATTACAGTAGCACCAACATCCCAAGAACTTGCTGAAATTGCAATTGAAAGTGCAAAAACAGCTCAATCTTTTGGCATTGATCCTCGTGTTGCAATGTTGTCGTTTTCTACAAAAGGTTCAGCAGTGACAGAAGAAACAACAAAAGTGGCTGACGCAGTGAAAATCGCAAAAGAGTTAGCGCCTGAGCTGACACTTGACGGCGAGTTTCAATTCGACGCAGCTTACGTTCCCGAGGTTGCGAAAACGAAAGCACCTGAGTCAGAAATTCAAGGAGATGCCAACGTATTTGTGTTTCCATCGCTTGAAGCAGGAAATATTGGCTATAAATTAACAGAACGTCTCGGTGGATACGAAGCAATTGGGCCAATCTTACAAGGGTTGAACATGCCTGTAAATGACTTGTCACGCGGCTGTTCAGCAGATGATGTATATAAATTAAGTTTAATGACTGCTGCTCAAAGTTTATAA
- a CDS encoding lipoate--protein ligase family protein, with protein MSAYESLLRIPEWRFVDESMSARSRSALESFAADDALCHLVGQQMSAPTVRTWVHDETIVLGIQDHRLPYISEAMRQLEKVGYQSIVRNSGGLAVVLDRGILNISIILSEKDTAIDIPTGYEVMLAFVRLLFPEAGERIKAYEIIGSYCPGSYDLSIDGRKFAGISQRRLRHGIAVQVYLCVEGSGAERATLIRDLYKIGLQGETTKFVYPDIRPEVMASLEELLGISLTVSDVVIRTQNLLNKFADGVTFSGLQPDEMELYSFYLHRVFERNQKMLLQK; from the coding sequence ATGTCAGCGTATGAATCATTATTACGAATCCCCGAGTGGCGATTCGTAGACGAATCTATGAGTGCACGCAGTCGCTCAGCACTCGAATCATTTGCTGCAGATGACGCGCTTTGTCATCTTGTTGGCCAACAAATGAGCGCGCCAACTGTACGTACTTGGGTCCATGATGAGACAATCGTTCTCGGCATTCAAGATCATCGGCTGCCGTATATTTCGGAAGCTATGCGTCAGTTGGAAAAAGTTGGCTACCAATCTATCGTAAGAAATTCTGGTGGATTAGCAGTTGTACTTGACCGGGGCATTTTAAACATTTCTATTATACTTTCGGAAAAAGATACGGCAATTGACATTCCGACGGGGTATGAAGTGATGTTAGCGTTTGTCCGACTTTTATTTCCAGAAGCAGGGGAGCGCATCAAAGCTTATGAAATTATAGGCTCTTATTGTCCGGGATCTTATGATTTAAGTATTGATGGTCGAAAATTTGCAGGCATTTCACAGCGAAGACTTCGCCATGGAATCGCTGTGCAAGTGTATCTGTGTGTCGAGGGAAGCGGTGCAGAACGAGCAACTTTAATTCGAGATTTGTATAAGATAGGTTTACAGGGAGAAACGACAAAGTTCGTGTATCCAGACATCCGCCCTGAAGTAATGGCTTCTTTGGAGGAATTGTTAGGTATTTCATTAACGGTAAGCGACGTCGTCATCCGTACGCAAAATTTATTAAATAAATTTGCGGACGGCGTAACGTTTAGTGGCCTACAACCTGATGAAATGGAACTATACTCATTTTACTTACATCGGGTTTTCGAACGCAACCAGAAAATGTTATTGCAAAAGTAA
- a CDS encoding RsfA family transcriptional regulator: MVKIRQDAWLEENDILLAETVLRHVREGSTQLSAFEEVGDALNRTAAACGFRWNAVVRREYEEELEEAKKERKQAMRMLGNDFKRRGQQLYTPTQGSHEENKIAIPLSALSLDTVIAYLVRLHHSGGGDVESLRWRQTAKAATETIEKLEKEIANLKEENATLRSDYEQFVQIMNRARRLVTLDDDVRSAPTFTMEQNGNLVAKEPPIH, from the coding sequence ATGGTAAAAATTAGACAGGATGCTTGGTTGGAAGAAAATGATATTTTATTAGCAGAGACAGTGCTCAGGCACGTTCGTGAAGGTAGTACTCAATTAAGTGCGTTTGAAGAAGTTGGTGATGCACTTAATCGTACAGCGGCCGCTTGTGGATTTAGATGGAACGCCGTCGTTCGCAGAGAGTATGAAGAAGAACTTGAAGAAGCGAAAAAAGAGCGTAAACAAGCGATGCGTATGCTCGGAAATGATTTTAAGAGACGCGGACAACAACTGTATACACCTACACAAGGAAGTCACGAAGAAAACAAGATTGCAATTCCTTTATCGGCACTATCCTTAGATACAGTGATTGCTTATCTCGTTCGACTCCATCATAGCGGAGGTGGCGACGTTGAATCGCTTCGTTGGAGACAAACAGCAAAGGCAGCCACTGAAACTATCGAAAAACTAGAAAAAGAAATTGCTAATTTAAAAGAAGAGAATGCTACACTACGTTCCGATTACGAACAATTTGTCCAGATTATGAATCGTGCTCGTCGTCTCGTCACATTAGACGATGATGTTCGCAGCGCACCAACATTTACAATGGAGCAAAACGGGAACTTAGTCGCAAAAGAACCGCCGATTCATTAA
- a CDS encoding HD domain-containing protein, which yields MGYKNEKLKEEKVFKDPVHRYIHVRDRVIWDIIGTREFQRLRRIKQLGTTYLVFHGAEHSRFQHSLGVYEIVRRIIDDGFSGRPEWDEEERLVTLCAALLHDLGHGPYSHAFENVFNLDHELFTQKILLGDTEVNQVLRRVSEKFPQKVADVIGKTYPDKLVVSLISSQIDADRMDYLQRDAYYTGVSYGHFDMERILRVMRPSEDQAVVKSSGMHAVEDYIMSRYQMYWQVYFHPVSRSAEVILTKILHRAKHLFESGYRFGQEPVHFLTFFNKDIDLEDYIALDEGVITTYFQMWTKESDWILRDLSYRFLNRKLFQYVEFNPAAEYRKLHELEKLFKEAGIEPEYYLVVDSSSDLPYDFYRPGEENERLPIFLKMPNAELREISRSSDIVDAVSGKRRTDHKLYFPADLLEEGKERNPVYKQILQMLKN from the coding sequence ATGGGCTATAAAAATGAAAAGCTAAAAGAAGAAAAAGTTTTTAAAGATCCCGTACACCGCTATATCCATGTACGAGATAGAGTGATTTGGGATATTATTGGCACACGTGAATTTCAAAGGCTGCGACGCATTAAGCAACTGGGCACTACGTATCTCGTTTTCCACGGTGCTGAGCATAGTCGTTTTCAACACTCGCTCGGTGTATATGAAATCGTGCGGAGAATTATTGATGATGGTTTTAGTGGAAGGCCTGAATGGGACGAGGAAGAGAGGCTTGTCACGCTTTGTGCAGCATTGCTTCACGATCTAGGCCATGGCCCTTACTCACATGCATTTGAAAATGTATTCAATCTAGACCACGAACTGTTTACGCAGAAAATCCTTCTCGGGGACACGGAAGTGAATCAAGTACTTCGACGCGTTTCAGAAAAGTTTCCACAGAAAGTTGCAGATGTCATTGGGAAAACGTATCCTGACAAATTAGTCGTTAGCCTAATTTCGAGCCAGATTGATGCAGACCGGATGGATTATTTACAACGCGATGCTTATTATACAGGCGTTTCTTACGGTCATTTTGATATGGAACGTATTTTACGGGTCATGCGACCATCGGAAGACCAAGCTGTTGTCAAATCCAGTGGCATGCATGCAGTCGAAGATTATATTATGAGTCGCTATCAAATGTACTGGCAAGTTTATTTTCATCCAGTATCCCGTAGCGCAGAAGTCATATTGACGAAAATCTTACATCGAGCCAAGCATTTATTTGAATCGGGCTATAGATTTGGACAAGAACCTGTTCATTTTCTCACGTTTTTTAATAAAGACATTGATTTAGAAGATTATATTGCACTAGACGAAGGTGTCATTACAACGTATTTCCAAATGTGGACAAAAGAGTCGGATTGGATTTTAAGAGATTTAAGTTATCGGTTTTTAAATCGAAAACTATTTCAATACGTTGAATTTAACCCTGCCGCTGAATATAGAAAGTTACATGAGCTTGAAAAATTATTTAAGGAAGCTGGCATCGAGCCGGAATATTACCTTGTCGTTGATTCGTCGTCGGACTTGCCGTATGACTTTTATAGACCAGGGGAGGAAAATGAACGGCTGCCTATCTTTTTAAAAATGCCTAATGCCGAATTAAGAGAAATCTCCCGATCGTCCGATATTGTTGATGCGGTATCTGGAAAGAGACGGACGGACCATAAACTTTACTTTCCAGCGGATTTATTAGAAGAAGGTAAAGAAAGGAATCCTGTATACAAACAGATTTTACAGATGTTGAAAAATTAG
- a CDS encoding YwgA family protein — translation MLQEHAKIVQFISLAEEVTGRKKLQKMIFIAKKMQFPFAEKFQLHMYGPYSEELTLRVEELCEMGFLNEECMDKGSYVQYKYKVSDEGVRFLETTNQASHKLEVFIQEMQSKTSRFLELVSTLLYFDNLAKQEQIEKVHIVKNKLKFTEIEMNTAFDFIHQLEELAAN, via the coding sequence TTGCTGCAAGAACATGCGAAAATTGTTCAGTTTATTTCGCTAGCAGAAGAAGTAACTGGGCGAAAAAAGTTGCAAAAAATGATTTTTATTGCGAAGAAGATGCAATTCCCATTCGCAGAGAAATTCCAATTACATATGTATGGACCATATTCGGAGGAATTAACTTTGCGTGTGGAGGAATTATGTGAGATGGGCTTTTTAAACGAAGAATGCATGGATAAAGGCTCTTACGTACAATACAAATACAAAGTCTCGGATGAAGGTGTACGTTTTCTTGAAACGACAAATCAGGCATCGCATAAATTAGAAGTATTTATTCAAGAAATGCAAAGTAAGACATCACGTTTTCTGGAGCTCGTCTCGACTTTATTATACTTTGACAATCTTGCAAAGCAGGAGCAAATTGAAAAAGTACATATCGTGAAAAATAAATTAAAATTTACTGAAATAGAGATGAACACTGCATTTGATTTTATTCATCAACTAGAAGAACTGGCGGCAAACTAA
- a CDS encoding 2-hydroxymuconate tautomerase, whose protein sequence is MPYVTVKMFEGRTDEQKKALCEKVTEAVVETTGAPAENVVVFIEEMKKSDYAVAGKRLSDQ, encoded by the coding sequence ATGCCATATGTTACTGTGAAAATGTTTGAAGGACGAACCGATGAACAGAAAAAAGCACTTTGTGAAAAAGTAACAGAAGCGGTTGTTGAAACGACTGGGGCACCCGCTGAGAACGTTGTTGTTTTTATTGAAGAAATGAAAAAAAGCGACTATGCCGTTGCTGGAAAACGACTGAGTGATCAGTAA
- a CDS encoding YwhD family protein yields MGNEQKKQPKMGFTIIKNDPTDGHKGFGIGSLSLENVTPVIIDVEEEVATIEIGAMHARSPIERGIKFLPTREESANGKKYWLIWVTIEYKEEGPYYAGVTACEMVVDRSIRRGYKNFVEHMNKMDRSMKGRIIVDEMDEPSKRVLAEFLEGHNKEIWDRSSAELHEALTISS; encoded by the coding sequence ATGGGGAATGAGCAAAAAAAGCAACCTAAAATGGGATTCACCATTATTAAAAACGATCCGACTGATGGCCATAAAGGTTTTGGTATCGGGTCATTATCTTTGGAAAACGTGACGCCCGTCATCATTGATGTAGAAGAGGAAGTGGCTACGATAGAAATCGGTGCTATGCATGCAAGAAGCCCGATTGAGCGTGGGATTAAATTTCTACCGACACGTGAGGAATCTGCAAACGGAAAAAAATATTGGCTAATCTGGGTAACAATTGAATATAAAGAAGAAGGACCGTATTATGCCGGCGTAACTGCTTGTGAAATGGTTGTTGATCGATCGATTCGCCGCGGATACAAAAACTTCGTAGAACATATGAATAAAATGGACCGTTCTATGAAGGGACGAATTATCGTTGATGAAATGGATGAACCATCAAAAAGAGTGCTTGCTGAATTTTTAGAAGGACATAATAAAGAAATTTGGGATCGCAGTTCAGCTGAATTACACGAAGCATTGACAATAAGTTCATAA